The following coding sequences are from one Mugil cephalus isolate CIBA_MC_2020 chromosome 9, CIBA_Mcephalus_1.1, whole genome shotgun sequence window:
- the LOC125014015 gene encoding zinc finger protein ZFP2-like isoform X2, producing MSENFVFYSQTKSIVETAIKAAVEMIGNSDEETSTTETRRKPDADSVVELLSREATRKISSVFSQLSSLLLAHNAGLKVRVEQLESKLSTATESLKSSGLCVENILSGCPILFEQSGLIFTLKPSGTITKDKETEGDAEQTPAAAAAALVQRDADAADDVTTANTAESQHSESRMAVEAEVRRKGTLFECDVCKKSFNRQFHLMKHMNTHREQKLFACDQCPRKFRTAATFEYHLLRHEEKKYASYACQLCDKTFRTKVRLKIHQLVHTDTRPFVCSTCGKGFKTKPNLQAHQAVHSAEKPHKCSECGESFKHAFTLQCHQSVHTGQYPYKCSVCGKAFAKRQSFRTHQSVHRGKMFTCETCGAGFTLQHNLKRHIRIHTGEAPFKCKVCGKSFVQDNKLKTHMLLHGASKAFMCDLCGKTFLYNCQLKKHQKVTHDEKHGQVIRRRARERGGRRVIYRPDKTMVDVTPFSCRVCHKGFDAASALKRHELVHTGHMQYSCDTCGKSFFYKATYDYHQRTHSGERPFGCDVCGKRFIILSALKSHKLQHSGEKPHKCEQCGKAFRIYTNYLRHLRIHTGEKPYECEVCGVRFRQLGHVKFHMQVHTGERPYSCSGCGLGFSDSRLLKKHNCSEKCQKVSGDVITTS from the exons atgtcagaaaactttgtgttttattcacaaACAAAGTCCATCGTGGAGACTGCAATTAAAGCTGCGGTTGAGATGATCGGAAATTCAGACGAAGAAACGTCCACGACGGAGACGAGACGCAAG CCGGACGCTGACAGCGTCGTGGAGCTGTTGTCACGAGAGGCGACCAGAAAGATCAGCAGTGTTTTCTCTCAGCTCAGCTCTCTGCTGCTCGCACACAACGCCGGTCTGAAGGTCCgagtggagcagctggagagcAAGCTGAGTACGGCgactgaaagtttaaaaagcTCCGGGCTGTGTGTGGAGAACATCCTGAGCGGCTGCCCCATCCTGTTCGAGCAGAGCGGCCTGATCTTCACCCTGAAGCCGTCTGGGACGATAAcgaaagacaaagagacagaaggagacgCTGAACAAacgcctgctgctgctgctgctgctttagtGCAGAGAGACGCTG ATGCTGCAGACGACGTTACCACagcaaacacagctgaatcccaACACTCTGAGAGCCGAATGGCAGTGGAAGCGGAGGTCAGGAGGAAAGGGACGTTGTTTGAATGCGACGTCTGTAAGAAGAGCTTCAACCGTCAGTTTCATCTGATGAAGCACATGAACACCCACAGGGAGCAGAAGCTCTTCGCCTGCGACCAGTGTCCGAGGAAGTTCAGGACGGCGGCGACGTTCGAGTACCACCTGCTGCGACACGAGGAGAAGAAGTACGCCAGCTACGCCTGCCAGCTCTGCGACAAGACGTTCAGGACGAAGGTCCGGCTGAAGATCCACCAGCTCGTGCACACGGACACGAGGCCGTTCGTCTGCTCCACCTGCGGGAAGGGCTTCAAAACCAAACCCAACCTGCAGGCTCACCAGGCCGTGCACTCTGCGGAGAAGCCGCACAAGTGCTCCGAGTGCGGCGAGAGTTTCAAACACGCCTTCACGCTGCAGTGCCACCAGAGCGTTCACACCGGTCAGTATCCCTACAAGTGCTCGGTGTGCGGGAAAGCCTTCGCGAAGAGGCAGTCGTTCAGGACGCACCAGTCCGTCCACAGAGGGAAAATGTTCACGTGTGAGACGTGCGGCGCTGGTTTCACTCTGCAGCACAACCTCAAGAGACACATTCGCATCCACACGGGGGAAGCCCCGTTCAAATGTAAGGTGTGCGGGAAGAGCTTCGTGCAGGACAACAAGCTGAAAACGCACATGCTCCTGCACGGTGCGTCCAAGGCGTTCATGTGTGACCTGTGCGGGAAGACGTTTCTGTACAACTGCCAGCTGAAGAAACACCAGAAAGTGACTCACGATGAGAAACACGGGCAGGTGATCAGGAGGCGAGCACGGGAGCGAGGGGGGCGGAGAGTCATCTACCGACCGGACAAGACGATGGTGGACGTGACGCCGTTCAGCTGCAGGGTCTGTCACAAAGGCTTCGACGCGGCGTCCGCCCTGAAGAGGCACGAGCTCGTCCACACGGGACACATGCAGTACAGCTGCGACACGTGCGGGAAGTCGTTCTTCTACAAAGCCACGTACGACTACCACCAGAGGACCCACTCGGGAGAGAGGCCGTTCGGCTGCGACGTGTGCGGGAAGAGGTTCATCATCCTCTCCGCTCTCAAGTCCCACAAACTTCAGCACTCCGGGGAGAAGCCGCACAAATGCGAGCAATGCGGCAAGGCCTTCAGGATCTACACTAACTACCTGAGACACCTGCGCATCCACACGGGGGAGAAGCCCTACGAGTGCGAGGTGTGCGGAGTGAGGTTCAGGCAGCTCGGACATGTCAAGTTTCACATGCAGGTCCACACGGGGGAGCGGCCGTACTCCTGCAGCGGCTGTGGGCTCGGGTTTTCAGACTCGAGGCTCCTGAAGAAACATAACTGCAGCGAGAAATGCCAGAAAGTGTCGGGGGACGTCATCACAACATCCTGA
- the LOC125014015 gene encoding zinc finger protein ZFP2-like isoform X1 produces the protein MSENFVFYSQTKSIVETAIKAAVEMIGNSDEETSTTETRRKSSQPDADSVVELLSREATRKISSVFSQLSSLLLAHNAGLKVRVEQLESKLSTATESLKSSGLCVENILSGCPILFEQSGLIFTLKPSGTITKDKETEGDAEQTPAAAAAALVQRDADAADDVTTANTAESQHSESRMAVEAEVRRKGTLFECDVCKKSFNRQFHLMKHMNTHREQKLFACDQCPRKFRTAATFEYHLLRHEEKKYASYACQLCDKTFRTKVRLKIHQLVHTDTRPFVCSTCGKGFKTKPNLQAHQAVHSAEKPHKCSECGESFKHAFTLQCHQSVHTGQYPYKCSVCGKAFAKRQSFRTHQSVHRGKMFTCETCGAGFTLQHNLKRHIRIHTGEAPFKCKVCGKSFVQDNKLKTHMLLHGASKAFMCDLCGKTFLYNCQLKKHQKVTHDEKHGQVIRRRARERGGRRVIYRPDKTMVDVTPFSCRVCHKGFDAASALKRHELVHTGHMQYSCDTCGKSFFYKATYDYHQRTHSGERPFGCDVCGKRFIILSALKSHKLQHSGEKPHKCEQCGKAFRIYTNYLRHLRIHTGEKPYECEVCGVRFRQLGHVKFHMQVHTGERPYSCSGCGLGFSDSRLLKKHNCSEKCQKVSGDVITTS, from the exons atgtcagaaaactttgtgttttattcacaaACAAAGTCCATCGTGGAGACTGCAATTAAAGCTGCGGTTGAGATGATCGGAAATTCAGACGAAGAAACGTCCACGACGGAGACGAGACGCAAG tcCTCACAGCCGGACGCTGACAGCGTCGTGGAGCTGTTGTCACGAGAGGCGACCAGAAAGATCAGCAGTGTTTTCTCTCAGCTCAGCTCTCTGCTGCTCGCACACAACGCCGGTCTGAAGGTCCgagtggagcagctggagagcAAGCTGAGTACGGCgactgaaagtttaaaaagcTCCGGGCTGTGTGTGGAGAACATCCTGAGCGGCTGCCCCATCCTGTTCGAGCAGAGCGGCCTGATCTTCACCCTGAAGCCGTCTGGGACGATAAcgaaagacaaagagacagaaggagacgCTGAACAAacgcctgctgctgctgctgctgctttagtGCAGAGAGACGCTG ATGCTGCAGACGACGTTACCACagcaaacacagctgaatcccaACACTCTGAGAGCCGAATGGCAGTGGAAGCGGAGGTCAGGAGGAAAGGGACGTTGTTTGAATGCGACGTCTGTAAGAAGAGCTTCAACCGTCAGTTTCATCTGATGAAGCACATGAACACCCACAGGGAGCAGAAGCTCTTCGCCTGCGACCAGTGTCCGAGGAAGTTCAGGACGGCGGCGACGTTCGAGTACCACCTGCTGCGACACGAGGAGAAGAAGTACGCCAGCTACGCCTGCCAGCTCTGCGACAAGACGTTCAGGACGAAGGTCCGGCTGAAGATCCACCAGCTCGTGCACACGGACACGAGGCCGTTCGTCTGCTCCACCTGCGGGAAGGGCTTCAAAACCAAACCCAACCTGCAGGCTCACCAGGCCGTGCACTCTGCGGAGAAGCCGCACAAGTGCTCCGAGTGCGGCGAGAGTTTCAAACACGCCTTCACGCTGCAGTGCCACCAGAGCGTTCACACCGGTCAGTATCCCTACAAGTGCTCGGTGTGCGGGAAAGCCTTCGCGAAGAGGCAGTCGTTCAGGACGCACCAGTCCGTCCACAGAGGGAAAATGTTCACGTGTGAGACGTGCGGCGCTGGTTTCACTCTGCAGCACAACCTCAAGAGACACATTCGCATCCACACGGGGGAAGCCCCGTTCAAATGTAAGGTGTGCGGGAAGAGCTTCGTGCAGGACAACAAGCTGAAAACGCACATGCTCCTGCACGGTGCGTCCAAGGCGTTCATGTGTGACCTGTGCGGGAAGACGTTTCTGTACAACTGCCAGCTGAAGAAACACCAGAAAGTGACTCACGATGAGAAACACGGGCAGGTGATCAGGAGGCGAGCACGGGAGCGAGGGGGGCGGAGAGTCATCTACCGACCGGACAAGACGATGGTGGACGTGACGCCGTTCAGCTGCAGGGTCTGTCACAAAGGCTTCGACGCGGCGTCCGCCCTGAAGAGGCACGAGCTCGTCCACACGGGACACATGCAGTACAGCTGCGACACGTGCGGGAAGTCGTTCTTCTACAAAGCCACGTACGACTACCACCAGAGGACCCACTCGGGAGAGAGGCCGTTCGGCTGCGACGTGTGCGGGAAGAGGTTCATCATCCTCTCCGCTCTCAAGTCCCACAAACTTCAGCACTCCGGGGAGAAGCCGCACAAATGCGAGCAATGCGGCAAGGCCTTCAGGATCTACACTAACTACCTGAGACACCTGCGCATCCACACGGGGGAGAAGCCCTACGAGTGCGAGGTGTGCGGAGTGAGGTTCAGGCAGCTCGGACATGTCAAGTTTCACATGCAGGTCCACACGGGGGAGCGGCCGTACTCCTGCAGCGGCTGTGGGCTCGGGTTTTCAGACTCGAGGCTCCTGAAGAAACATAACTGCAGCGAGAAATGCCAGAAAGTGTCGGGGGACGTCATCACAACATCCTGA
- the LOC125014014 gene encoding oocyte zinc finger protein XlCOF6-like produces MEARFGTEVASLVEVAIQATVSVFREVWAKEAPNAVWEEAKFGEIQEIEKCLVVQIQKLFAELSSELLEENEALRAKAGQLEDVLQRKAGQLEQELEARVGQLGKEMEQLEQEIKTISEGGVGTPEGPTHILLRDGSLIGGPVLSVAACQTDVKSVVMDSLSPAPSSAGGNASTTVKSANVATPVAAPMVFVSKVSSSPTVLLVGSSQIVGQPLADVSEATAVILKPAAAELTPQDVHSPDSSAAGGLDSPQEKKPLQEGPSGRTRRTRRTTSKTGRVFADSAAEKQMSEGEKQGRRLKKKQSHTAKRFFCEQCDCGFYWKGELKKHMAVHKKPFPCEQCGKSFLEKRSLENHLLRHETTKDPLPFPCPQCKRSYRKEQSLQNHLKRHQVLKPPKPFACSQCGKTFRIKQSLENHLLRHEKWKQMLKCQLCDKTCKTRVLLKCHMAVHSEERPFSCATCGKEFKSKDTLRFHQMVHTNTKKYKCTLCDETFKYAHSLTVHKRKHTGDTPFVCTVCNRSYRTGTALKRHNVVHTGEKPFTCHICGARFSLNNNLKRHIRIHTGEKPFTCKECGKSFSDNNKLKSHMLIHGARKPFMCDLCGKTFLFNCRLLIHQRYVHANRNEDSDGTQSLFQSRRQNKSLVKPFSCKICLRGFSAASSLKLHEKGHSEHKEYNCTICGKSFHNKYSFSYHQRSHSGEKPFVCDVCGKRFFHSGSLKQHERIHTGEKPYKCDQCGKAFRTDGNFYRHLRIHTGEKPFECMYCQKKFHQSNQLKSHLQVHTGQKLYSCQQCNRGFSDSRQLKKHSCDGS; encoded by the exons ATGGAGGCGAGATTCGGCACCGAGGTGGCGTCGCTGGTGGAGGTCGCTATCCAGGCGACCGTGTCTGTCTTCAGGGAAGTCTGGGCCAAAGAGGCGCCAAACGCCGTGTGGGAAGAGGCGAAGTTCGGCGAAATCCAGGAGATAGAGAAATGCCTGGTGGTGCAGATCCAGAAACTGTTCGCGGAGCTCTCGTccgagctgctggaggagaacgaGGCTCTGCGGGCCAAAGCGGGGCAGCTGGAGGACGTCCTGCAGAGGAAAGCCGggcagctggagcaggagctggaaGCCAGGGTGGGTCAGCTGGGCAAAGAGatggagcagctggagcaggagatcaAGACCATCAGTGAAGGCGGAGTGGGGACGCCCGAAGGCCCGACACACATCCTGCTGCGGGACGGCTCCCTGATAG GAGGACCAGTTTTGTCAGTCGCCGCCTGTCAGACTGACGTAAAATCAGTTGTGATGGACTCGCTGAGTCCAGCTCCGTCTTCAGCAGGCGGTAACGCATCTACGACGGTCAAATCTGCGAATGTTGCTACGCCCGTGGCCGCCCCCATGGTGTTCGTCAGCAAAGTCAGCTCCTCTCCGACGGTGCTGTTGGTGGGTTCCAGTCAGATCGTCGGGCAGCCTTTGGCGGACGTCTCTGAAGCGACGGCGGTCATCctcaaaccagcagcagcagaattgACGCCTCAAGATGTCCACAGTCCAGACTCCAGCGCTGCTGGTGGCCTCGACTCGCCACAAGAAAAG AAACCTTTACAAGAGGGGCCTTCAGGGAGAACCAGGCGGACGAGGAGGACGACTAGTAAAACTGGCAGAG TTTTCGCAGACAGCGCTGCAGAAAAGCAGATGAGTGAGGGCGAGAAGCAGGGACGAAGGCTGAAAAAGAAGCAGTCGCACACAGCGAAGCGGTTCTTCTGTGAGCAGTGCGACTGCGGCTTTTACTGGAAAGGCGAACTGAAGAAACACATGGCGGTCCACAAGAAGCCGTTCCCCTGTGAGCAGTGCGGCAAGAGCTTCCTGGAGAAACGGTCTCTGGAGAACCACCTCTTACGTCACGAGACGACGAAGGACCCGCTGCCTTTCCCCTGCCCTCAGTGCAAGAGGTCGTACAGGAAAGAGCAGTCGCTTCAGAACCACCTCAAGCGCCACCAGGTCCTGAAGCCTCCGAAGCCGTTCGCCTGCAGCCAGTGCGGGAAAACGTTCCGGATCAAGCAGTCGCTGGAAAACCACCTGTTGCGCCACGAGAAGTGGAAGCAAATGCTGAAGTGTCAGCTCTGCGACAAGACCTGCAAGACGAGGGTCCTGCTGAAGTGTCACATGGCCGTGCACTCGGAGGAGAGGCCGTTCAGCTGCGCCACCTGCGGCAAAGAGTTCAAGAGCAAAGACACCCTTCGCTTCCACCAGATGGTCCACACCAACACCAAAAAGTACAAGTGCACGCTGTGCGACGAGACGTTCAAGTACGCCCACTCGCTGACGGTGCACAAGAGGAAGCACACGGGCGACACGCCGTTCGTGTGCACCGTGTGCAACCGCTCGTACAGGACGGGCACCGCTCTGAAGAGGCACAACGTGGTTCACACGGGGGAGAAACCCTTCACCTGCCACATCTGCGGCGCCAGGTTCAGCCTGAACAACAACCTGAAGCGGCACATTCGCATTCACACGGGGGAGAAGCCGTTCACCTGCAAGGAGTGCGGCAAGAGCTTCTCGGACAACAACAAGCTCAAGTCCCACATGCTCATCCACGGGGCCCGGAAGCCGTTCATGTGCGACCTGTGCGGGAAGACGTTCCTCTTCAACTGCCGGCTGCTCATACACCAGAGGTACGTCCACGCCAACAGGAACGAGGACTCGGACGGCACGCAAAGCTTGTTCCAGTCCCGGCGGCAGAACAAGTCCCTGGTGAAGCCGTTCAGCTGTAAAATATGTCTGCGAGGCTTCAGCGCCGCGTCTTCGCTCAAGCTGCACGAGAAGGGCCACAGCGAGCACAAGGAGTACAACTGCACCATCTGCGGGAAGTCCTTCCACAACAAGTACTCTTTCAGCTACCATCAGCGGAGCCACTCGGGGGAGAAGCCGTTCGTCTGCGACGTGTGCGGGAAGAGGTTTTTCCACTCGGGCAGCCTGAAGCAGCACGAACGCATTCACACGGGGGAGAAGCCGTACAAGTGCGACCAGTGCGGCAAAGCTTTCCGAACGGACGGCAACTTCTACCGACACCTGAGGATCCACACGGGGGAGAAACCGTTCGAATGTATGTACTGTCAGAAGAAGTTCCACCAGTCGAATCAGCTCAAGTCTCACCTGCAGGTCCACACGGGCCAGAAGCTCTACTCGTGTCAGCAGTGCAACCGGGGCTTCTCCGATTCAAGGCAGCTCAAGAAGCACAGCTGTGACGGATCGTAG